The Psychrobium sp. MM17-31 DNA window CGCGCCGCAAAAGAAACACATTTGGTTTTCTGTCACTAAATCACTGGTAAGTGCGTCATTTGGTGTGCTGGTGGAGCAAGGGAAAGTAAAACTAACAGATTCTCCCGCTAAATATCTACCTGAGCTTAAGGGCAGTGGTTTTGAGCGGGTAACTATTCAGCAGTTATTAAATCACTCCACTGGCATCGACTTTAAAGAAAACTACACCGATCTCAGCAGCGACTTTCTGCGCTATTACGCGCCAGCTATGAACATGGCGTATATTCCAGGTGGTCGCGATGCAAATCCTAACACCACTGACATTTACGGCATCTATGATTTCTTAGCTAACTTCATCAAAGCCAATAAAGCGATAACACCGGGAGATGTATTTGAATACAACTCCGCCAATACAGATGTGCTTGGCTGGCTTATCTCACGGTTAAGTGGCATGCCGCTGAACGACTATATATATCAACACATATGGCGAAAAATAGGTGCCGACCACGACGCATTCATTGCCGTCGACCGAGCCTACATGCCAGTTGCAACGGCTGGCATGAATTCCACCCTGCGTGATGCTGCTAAGTTCGGCCAAATGATTTTGCAAGATGGCCAGTTTAACGGCGAACAAGTGTTACCGAAAACATGGCTCGATCGCATCACTCAAGTGAGCGCTGTGCAAAAAGCCAAAATGAAGGCCAATCCAAAATATAAAAACGCCGGTTGGGAAGCTTACAACAACATGTGGTGGATCCTCGATAGCGATCAAGGAGAGTTCGCGGGCTCAGGCATTCACGGCCAAGTCATCTATATCAACAAATCTAAAAATACCGTCGCGGTGTTCTTCTCAAGTCAGAAAATAGCCGCCAATCCCTACAGTAAAAAATACGCTAACAAGCTGAACGCACTTAGAGAAGTAGTCAGTCAGCTGTAATGCGCTAGCAAGTCATAACGATAACAACAAAAATGCTTAAACAAGCGGGAGTAAACAATGAGAAAAACTAAAGGCTTTCCTCTTTCACTAGTGTGCTGTGCAGTATTGGCAGCGGGTAATACGGCTTATGCCGAAGAAAAAGAGAAATCGGCAGAGAAGAAAGACAACATTGAAGTCATCATGGTTTCAGCGCAAAAACGGGTGCAGCGGATTATTGATGTACCGACGTCTATTGTCGCGGTTAAAGGTGAAGACATCGAAAAAACAGGTGCGCAGCAATTAGCTGACATCGAACAAATTGTGCCGAACATGGAAGTGGAAGAGTTTAACTCATTTAACAACGCAGTCTACATTCGCGGCGTTGGTGCACACTCGCGTCAAATATCTTTCGATACACGAGTTGGTGTTTATCTCGACGGCGTTTATCTTGGCCAATCTCCCGGTTTAAATCAAGAGTTGATGGACGTTGAAAGCATTGAAGTATTGCGTGGTCCGCAAGGCTCGCTATTTGGTAAAAACACCGTGGCAGGTGCGGTAAATATTATTACTAAAAAGCCTCACGATGAATTTGAAGGCGCGGTAAAAGTGCGTTTGGGTAATTATAGCGATCGCAATCTCAGCGGCTTCTTCAACGTGCCGTTATCAGACGATGTATTTTTCAAAGCGACCGCCAGCACGACAACGCGCGATGGTTTTGTCGATAACGTCAACCCAGCCGCCAAAGGCACGCTAGGTAATCGCGATGTGCAAAATATTCGTGCGCAGCTACAAGTAGAAAGCTTCGAAAACCTAGAATTACTCTTTACGGTCGATGTCCTAACTGCTGACGAAAATCCGCTTTTTGGTGAGCACATCACTGACTTTGCAGGCCTGCGCACAGTTGAAGAAGAAGGAAAACCAATTCGTCAAACTAATAACAATACGCTAAATAAAGAAGCGCGTGATGCCTCCGGCGTTAGCATGCAAGCCCTTTACAATCTCGATAATGGCGGCTCGTTTAAATCGATCACCGCCAAGCGCAATACCGAGATGGATGTGCTGTGGGATCTCGACTACAGCTCGCTAAGCATGATGGATATTAACTATCGCGACGAATACGATCAGTTTACCCAAGAGTTTCAATATACCTCGCCAAGCGACGATAAACTTGAATATATCGTCGGTCTTTATTACTACAACCAAGATTCATCAACAGATCGCAAAGTAATTTCATTAGACGACAGCCGCTACGTAATGGATCAAACATTCCTAGCAGGCCTGTTAGCGGCCAATAACCTAACTCCACAGCCTAATGGCGCACTAACAGGTACGGCGTTTGAGTTTCTTTATCCCGGTTTAATTACCCACAAAGGCACCGTTGAAACTACCAGTTACGCGATTTTCGGTAACTTAACTTATCGCTTCGCGGAAGATTGGCAATTAGGTGTTGGCTTGCGCTATGGCGAAGAGAAGCGCAGCGTCGATTGGAGCGTTGACGGTAGTAATTCAGGCGCATTTAGAATCGCGACTCATCACTTGGTGGACGAACTTACTGATGATGATCTACTGCCATCGCTATCGTTAAATTACGACGTCGACTCAAACACAGTAGCTTATGCACGTTACGCTGAAGGCAGTAAATCGGGTGGCTACAACTTAGATTTCGTTAACCAACTGCAATTACAGGCACTGACTTTTGAGCCTGAAAAATCGAAGAATATCGAAGTCGGTATCAAAGGTTTCTCCAGCGACAGCAACTTCCGCTACTCGGTGACGCTATTTAAAACTACCTATGACAACTACCAACAATCGCAATTTATCGATGTCAGTGATGGTGATTCGTCGGCCACTGTCATCGCTATTTCGAATGCTGCAGAGGCATCAACTCAAGGTCTTGAAGCAGAGTTCTCCGGTGATATTACCGACAACCTAACCTACAGCGCTTCTATCGGTATTCTCGATGCAACATTTGATTACTTCCCTAACGGCGGTGCGGCTGCAGCGCCAGATGTGACGGGTAATCGCCTACCGCAGGCTGCCGAAAAACAAGCGGCATTCGCCTTAGATTACATCGCTGACTTTAACGATGGCGACGGTCAATGGTTTGCCCATGTCGATGTCTCTTACACGGGAGATGCTTACACCACTAATAACAATGTTAAAGAGCAAGCATTAGCGTCAGGCGAAACAGTGCCTTTTGGCTACATTCCAGATCGCACCTCAGTCAACGCACGTATTGGTGTTGAGTTTGAGAAATGGTCGGCGTCTTTGTGGATGCGTAACGCGTTAGACAGCGACGACGTTGTATTTAGCCGCCGCGAATTCTTCAACGGCATTAACGAAGGGTGGAACGCGCCGCGTACATTCGGCATTGAAGCAACCTACAAGTTTCAGTAAAGCATTTCACATTAATCAGTTGCCGAGCATTGCGCTCGGCGCTCAAGACAAGAGTTTAAGATAATGAATGAACAAACAAGCTTAGCCAATCACCTTGAACAAGCCTTGCATAAATACGCCGATAACCCTGCGTATAGTTGTCTCGGACAAACCCTCACCTTTGCCGAAATCGATGAAAAGTCTCGTGCGTTAGCGGCATGGCTGCAGCATCATCCGGCACTGTCGCAAGGAGACAGGGTCGTAATTCAATTGCCGAACATTACTCAATATCCAATCGCCGCCTACGCTGTGCTGCGTGCGGGCATGGTGATAGTGAACACCAACCCGCTTTACACACCAACCGAGATGCGTCATCAATACAAAGACTCTGGCGCTAAAGCGGTAATTATCTTGGCGGATTTACTGCCGAAACTTAATGAAGTAATTAGCGAAACAGATATTGGCTGCGTTATTTCTACCACGCCAGCCGATTTACTCACAGGCGCTATCAATGATAAAAGCGATGGCATTGTCTGTTTTAATCAAGCGTTGGCAAAGGGGCAAGAATTAGCGCTGCAACCGCGGATCAGTGAGCAACCAGGTGATATCTGTATTTTACAATACACTGGTGGCACTACAGGCGTGTCGAAAGGCGCAATGCTCACCAATAGCAATGTGATTACCAACGCCAAACAAACCATGTTGCGCTTGGCAAATGGCTGTCGCGAAGGACAGGAAATCTTTGTTTGTCCACTGCCGCTTTATCATATTTACGCCTTTACCGTGAACATGGTGACCTTTGCCTGCAATGGTAATTTGAATGTTTTAATTCCCAACCCACGTGATTTATCAGCGTTTATCGATGCCATTAAACCGTTCAAATTTACAGGCATGTCTGGCATTAACACGCTGTTTATTGGCCTGTGCATGCAAGATGCCTTTAAAGCGTTGGATTTTTCCGAGTTTAAACTCACTATCTCAGGCGGCACTAGCTTGACCTCAGTCGCTGCTGAAACGTGGCGCAAAGTAACGGGCTGCTCAATTTCAGAAGGATACGGTCTATCCGAAACCTCGCCTGTGGTGTGTCTCAATGAACCGGGTAATGAAGTGCTAGGCACCGTTGGTAAACCGCTAATCGAAACTGACGTTGAGCTGCGAAACGAAGCGGGTGAAAGCGTGCCTTTTGGTGATGAAGGCGAACTGGTGGTGCGCGGCCCACAAGTGATGAAAGGCTACTGGCAGCAAGCAGAAGAAACTGCCAAGGTTTTCACCGAAGATGGCTTTTTCAGAACGGGCGATGTTGCTGTGCGCTTAGCAACTGGCGAGATCAAAATTGTCGACCGTTTAAAAGATATGATTATTGTCTCAGGATTTAACGTGTATCCCAACGAAGTCGAAGACGTGCTTACCAAACACCCAAACATCGTCGAAGCCGCTGTTATCGGTGAAAGCGATGATAAAACGGGTGAGAAAGTCGCAGCGTTTATTACCGTGTCTAGCGATATCGCAGAAAACGATATCATCGAGCACTGTAAATTGATGCTAACCAACTACAAGGTGCCAAAAAAGCTGGTGATAATGGAAGAACTGCCGAAATCTACCGTCGGCAAAATCCTCCGCCGCGAGTTACGCACGGCGGGGTAGTAGCTTATTGGTTTTGAGTTAGTTGACTCTTTTGTGAAATGAAATCGCCTAGTGGTTGCTAGGCGATTTTTTGTGTGTGGATAGTTGTATCAGTCAGTAAACTTCAATTTATTCTGGCTCTATTGGTTTGGAATGCTTAGTAAACTAATTCAAGTGCATCAGTAAAAACATTTCGCTCTACTTCGGCTGGATAAGGTAGCGATAAAAATTCAGCAACTTCTGGAGCAACATCAACAATTGAAGTAGCGTTGTACATAGCAAAGTTATCGGGATTGTCTACGTACTCTTGGTTTTCTTCGCCAGAGAAAAAGCGCCAACCGCTGTCATCGTTATTTATTGGTTGCTCTCGATAGAAATAAACTATGCGCTTACCCTGTTGTATTATTTCGTTGCTAACAATGACGTAACCAATATCCATGGTTGTGCTCAATTCTTTAATGAATAAGACTAGAGAAATTAAACACTTCATCTCGGCCATTCAAGTTTTAATTTCAAATTTACTTTGACCTCATTAATTCATTGAGCTGACCATCTAGAGCAAGAACATTGGAAAAACTTGTAGTATGAAGTAGTATTAAATACTAC harbors:
- a CDS encoding AMP-binding protein, translating into MNEQTSLANHLEQALHKYADNPAYSCLGQTLTFAEIDEKSRALAAWLQHHPALSQGDRVVIQLPNITQYPIAAYAVLRAGMVIVNTNPLYTPTEMRHQYKDSGAKAVIILADLLPKLNEVISETDIGCVISTTPADLLTGAINDKSDGIVCFNQALAKGQELALQPRISEQPGDICILQYTGGTTGVSKGAMLTNSNVITNAKQTMLRLANGCREGQEIFVCPLPLYHIYAFTVNMVTFACNGNLNVLIPNPRDLSAFIDAIKPFKFTGMSGINTLFIGLCMQDAFKALDFSEFKLTISGGTSLTSVAAETWRKVTGCSISEGYGLSETSPVVCLNEPGNEVLGTVGKPLIETDVELRNEAGESVPFGDEGELVVRGPQVMKGYWQQAEETAKVFTEDGFFRTGDVAVRLATGEIKIVDRLKDMIIVSGFNVYPNEVEDVLTKHPNIVEAAVIGESDDKTGEKVAAFITVSSDIAENDIIEHCKLMLTNYKVPKKLVIMEELPKSTVGKILRRELRTAG
- a CDS encoding DUF2185 domain-containing protein; translated protein: MKCLISLVLFIKELSTTMDIGYVIVSNEIIQQGKRIVYFYREQPINNDDSGWRFFSGEENQEYVDNPDNFAMYNATSIVDVAPEVAEFLSLPYPAEVERNVFTDALELVY
- a CDS encoding TonB-dependent receptor — translated: MRKTKGFPLSLVCCAVLAAGNTAYAEEKEKSAEKKDNIEVIMVSAQKRVQRIIDVPTSIVAVKGEDIEKTGAQQLADIEQIVPNMEVEEFNSFNNAVYIRGVGAHSRQISFDTRVGVYLDGVYLGQSPGLNQELMDVESIEVLRGPQGSLFGKNTVAGAVNIITKKPHDEFEGAVKVRLGNYSDRNLSGFFNVPLSDDVFFKATASTTTRDGFVDNVNPAAKGTLGNRDVQNIRAQLQVESFENLELLFTVDVLTADENPLFGEHITDFAGLRTVEEEGKPIRQTNNNTLNKEARDASGVSMQALYNLDNGGSFKSITAKRNTEMDVLWDLDYSSLSMMDINYRDEYDQFTQEFQYTSPSDDKLEYIVGLYYYNQDSSTDRKVISLDDSRYVMDQTFLAGLLAANNLTPQPNGALTGTAFEFLYPGLITHKGTVETTSYAIFGNLTYRFAEDWQLGVGLRYGEEKRSVDWSVDGSNSGAFRIATHHLVDELTDDDLLPSLSLNYDVDSNTVAYARYAEGSKSGGYNLDFVNQLQLQALTFEPEKSKNIEVGIKGFSSDSNFRYSVTLFKTTYDNYQQSQFIDVSDGDSSATVIAISNAAEASTQGLEAEFSGDITDNLTYSASIGILDATFDYFPNGGAAAAPDVTGNRLPQAAEKQAAFALDYIADFNDGDGQWFAHVDVSYTGDAYTTNNNVKEQALASGETVPFGYIPDRTSVNARIGVEFEKWSASLWMRNALDSDDVVFSRREFFNGINEGWNAPRTFGIEATYKFQ
- a CDS encoding serine hydrolase is translated as MKKLIAVSALLPLLFPVHLVAEQAKNSEIMAGFPPTAETQVTFANYRDYGKSKWSFNNISAVYNTAQIPRGLKSWQFNDTGNKLSKADAKKISQVFAANDADSVIIIKDGAILHEQYWNFAAPQKKHIWFSVTKSLVSASFGVLVEQGKVKLTDSPAKYLPELKGSGFERVTIQQLLNHSTGIDFKENYTDLSSDFLRYYAPAMNMAYIPGGRDANPNTTDIYGIYDFLANFIKANKAITPGDVFEYNSANTDVLGWLISRLSGMPLNDYIYQHIWRKIGADHDAFIAVDRAYMPVATAGMNSTLRDAAKFGQMILQDGQFNGEQVLPKTWLDRITQVSAVQKAKMKANPKYKNAGWEAYNNMWWILDSDQGEFAGSGIHGQVIYINKSKNTVAVFFSSQKIAANPYSKKYANKLNALREVVSQL